The genomic DNA AGGCCGCCTCGTACACCGTCTGCTCCGGGTCCAACGAGGCACGCGTCTGATCGTAGTAGGCGACCTTCGTGTTCTTGCCGATGACCACCTTGCCCGCGTCCGGGGGCAACTCGCCGAGCAGCACGCGCAGGAACGTGGTCTTGCCCACGCCGTTGGGGCCCACGAGCCCCACGCGCTCGCCGCGCTGCAACAGCAGGTTCACGCCCTGGAGCACGTTGCGCTCGCCGTAGGACTTCCTCACGCCCTCGGCCTCGATGACGGTGTGGCCGAGCCGGGGCGCCTGCATCACCTGCAGGCCCGCCACCTTGGGGCGCTGGAAGCCCTTCTCCTCCATGAGCTTGCGCGCCCGATCGATGCGCGCCTTGCTCTTGGTGCGGCGCGCCTCCGGGCCCTTGCGCAACCACGCCACTTCCTGGGCGATCCACCGCTCGCGCTTGTGCTGGGCGAGGCTCGCCTGCTCCTGCGCCACCAGCTTCTGCTCCACGTAGGCTTCGTAGTTGCCGGGGTACGAGGTGACGCCCGCGCCGGGTTGGATCTCCACGATGCGATCCACCAGTCCGTCGAGGAAGTAGCGATCGTGCGTCACCAGCAGGAGCGCGCCGGGCAGCTTGTCCAGCTCGTCCTCGAGCCAGTCCACCGTGTCCGCGTCCAGGTGGTTGGTGGGCTCGTCCAGCAGCAGCAGATCCGGCCGGGTGAGCAGCGCGCGGGCGATGGCGACGCGCTTGCGCAGGCCTCCGGACAGCTCCGCCACGGGCCGGTCCCAGTCCTTCACGCCCAGCCGATCCAACAACGTCTTGGCGTGGTGCTCCGTGTCATAGCCGCCGAGCTGCTCGATGCGGTCGGACACCGCGGCGAGCTGCTCCATGAGCTTCTCATGGGCCTCGGGGGGCGTGGTCTCCAGGCGCCGGGTGAGCTCCGCCTGCGCGGCCAGGGCCTCCTTGAGGGGACCCTGGGCCACGCTCAGCTCCGAGGCCACCGTGGCGCCCGGCGCGAACTCGGGCTCCTGCGGCAGGTAGGTGATGCGCGAGCCCCGGCGCAACTGCAGCTCGCCCGAGTCCGCGCGCGCGGCCCCCGCCAGGATCTTCATCAGCGAGGACTTGCCGGAGCCGTTGACGCCGATGAGGCCCACGCGCTCACCCTCTTCAATCGTGAGCGTCAGGCCCTGGAAGACGGTACGGCTGCCGAAGGAGAGTTGGACATCGGCGGCGCGGAGCAGGGTCACGGAGATCTCGGAGGGGGAAGGAGGGTTCTCGCGGCGGGTGCTTCTTTACAACCACTTGGGGGCGCGAGGCCGCTGAGAAGCGGCGGCCGGAGCCGCCGGAGCGGACGCCGGGGCCTGGCTTCCCGAGGGCCGGTCGTTGCGGGAGGGGCGCGAGTCCTGCCCCCGGGGGGCGGCGGACCGGCCGTCCCGGCCTCCCTGGCGGCGGCGGCCGCCGTTGCCCTCACCGCCCCGTCCGCCTCCGCGCGACTCGCCCCGGGGCGGGTTGCCGCCACGCGGGTTGCCTCCCGAGGACTGGGGACGGGCCTGCCGCGGGGCATGCCGGCCCTCGTTCTGGGGACGGCGCTCGGGGCGCTCGTCCCGCTCGGAGGCGGGAGCGGGCGCGACGCGGTAGGGACCGGCCTCCACCACCGGCACGCGCCGGCGGATGGTGCGCTCGATGTCCTTCAAATACGCGCGCTCCTCGCCGTCGCAGAAGGACAGGGCGATGCCCGCGGCGCCCGCGCGGCCCGTGCGGCCGATGCGGTGCACGTACGTCTCGGGCACGTTGGGCAGATCGAAGTTGATGACGTGCGAGATGCCGTCGATGTCGATGCCCCGCGCGGCGATGTCCGTGGCCACCAGCACCCGGCAGGCGCCGGACTTGAAGGCCGCCAGGGCCCGCTCGCGCGCGTTCTGGCTCTTGTTGCCGTGGATGGGCTCGGCGCCGATGCCCGCGGCCTCCAGGTGCCGGGCCACGCGGTTGGCGCCGTGCTTGGTGCGCGTGAACACGAGCGCGCGCTGGATGCCCGTGTCGCTCTGGAGCAGGTGCACGAGCAGCCCGCGCTTCTGCTCCTTCTCCACGAAGTACAGGCGCTGATCGATGGTCTCCGCCGTGGTGGCCACCGGGGCCACTTCCACGCGCACGGGCTTGACCAGGATGCTGTTGGCCAGGCCCTGGATCTCCGGCGGCATGGTGGCCGAGAAGAACAGCGTCTGCTTCTGGCGGGGCAGGGCGGCGATGACGCGCTTGACGTCATGGATGAAGCCCATGTCCAGCATCCGGTCCGCCTCGTCGAGGACGAACACCTCGAGCGACTTGTAGGACACGAAGCCCTGGCTCATCAGATCCAACAGGCGGCCCGGAGTGGCCACGAGGATGTCCACGCCGCTCTTGAGCGCCTGCTCCTGGGCGCTCTGGCCCACGCCGCCGAAGATGACGGCGGAGGTGAGGCCGGTGTGGCGCCCGTAGGCCTTGACGCTGTCGCCAATCTGCGCGGCGAGCTCGCGCGTGGGGCTGAGCACGAGCGCGCGGATGGGACGGCCGCGCGCGGGCGGCGAGGGACGGCCCACGGACAGCCGCTGGAGGATGGGCAGGGTGAACGCCGCCGTCTTGCCGGTGCCCGTCTGCGCGCAGCCCAGGACGTCCTTGCCCTCGAGCACGTGGGGAATGGCCTGCTGCTGGATGGGCGTGGGCGAGGTGTACCCCTCGGCCTTCACGGCGCGCAGCAGGGGTTCGGCGAGCTTCAGATCTTCAAAAGTCATGGAATCTCAGGGGGAAAATGGGTCCCCGGAGGGTCCGGCGTGGCGGAGCGGCGCTCCGTGCTGGACCCGGAAAAAAAGAAGGCGCCCCCGGGGGAGGCGCCTTCCTTCAACAGCCAGGTTGAATCAGGCTTCGAAGTGCCTTGGGACTACTTGCGGGCGGCCTGCTCGGCGGCCAGCTTCTCCTTGTACGTGGCCATCAGGGCCTCGGCCTCGTTCTTCGGCACCGGGGAGTACTTGGCGAACTCCATGGTGTACTCGCCCTTGCCCTGGGTGGCGGAGCGCAGGTCCGTGGAGTAGCCGAACATGTTGTTCAGCGGCACCTCGGCCACCACCGTCACGTAACCCTCGGCCGTACCGGACTCGAGGATGGTGCCACGGCGCTGGTTGATCTGACCCACCACCGAGCCCTGGAAGTCCTCGGGCGCCTGCACTTCCACCTTCATCATCGGCTCGAGGATGATCGGCTTGGCGGCCGCGTAGCCCTCGCGGAAGCCCATGATGGCGGCGGTCTTGAACGCCATTTCGGACGAGTCCACCGCGTGGAACGCGCCGTCGTTGATGACGACGCGGATGCCCACGACGGGGAAGCCGATGAGCGAGCCCTTCTTCACCGCCTCGGTGAAGCCCTTGTCACACGCCGGGATGAACTCGCGGGGGATGGAACCGCCCACGATGTCGTCCACGAACTCGTACTGCTGCACGGCGTCCGAGGGCAGCGGCTCGACGTAGCCGCACACGCGCGCGAACTGACCCGAACCACCGGTCTGCTTCTTGTGCGTGTAGGCGAACTCGCCCTTCTGGGAGATGGTCTCGCGGTAGGCCACCTGGGGCTTACCGGCCACCACCTCGCAGTTGTACTCGCGCTTCATGCGCTCGATGTAGATCTCCAGGTGCAGCTCACCCATGCCGCGGATGATGGTCTGACCGGACTCCTCGTCGCGGTTCACGCGGAAGGTGGGGTCTTCCTTGGTGAAGCGGTTGAGGGCCTTGGAGAAGTTGGCCTGGGCGTCGCGGCTCTTGGGGGCCACCGCGAGCGAGATGACCGCGTCCGGCACGAACATGGACGTCATCGTGTACTGCACGGTGCCGTCGGTGAACGTGTCACCCGAGGCGCACTCCACGCCGAACAGCGCGATGATGTCGCCGGCGTAGCCCTCGTTGATGTCGTTCATCTCGTTCGAGTGCATGCGAACGATGCGCGGAACCTTGACCTTCTTCTGGTTGGCCTGGTTGATGATGAAGTCTCCCTTGGAGACCTTGCCCTGGTAGACGCGCATGTAGGTCAGCTGACCGTAGCGGCCATCTTCCAGCTTGAACGCCAGGCCCACGAAGGGCTTGTCCGCGTTGGACTCGAGGAGGACCTTCGCCTCGTTGTTCTTCTGGTCCAGCGCCTCGTTGGTGACCTCGGAGGGGTTGGGCAGATAGGCGCAGATGGCGTTGAGCAGCAGCTGCACGCCCTTGTTCTTGTAGGCCGAGCCGCACATGACCGGCGTCATCTTGAGCGCGATGGTCGCCCGGCGCACCGCGGCGACGATCTGCTCGTTGCTGATGGCCGCGTCGGACAAGAAGAGCTCGCCCAGCTCGTCGTCCACTTCGGCCAGCTTCTCGATCATCTCCTGGCGGTCCAGCTGGGCCTGCTCCTGCAACTCGGCGGGGATGTCCTCCTCGCGGATGTCCTCGCCCGACTCACCGTCGAAGTAGAACGCCCTCATCTTGATGAGGTCGACGAGGCCCTGGAACTTGTCCTCGGCGCCGATGGGCAGCTGCAGCCGCACCGGGTGGTGGCCGAGCTTCTCCTTCAGCTGGGCGGCCACGCGCTGATAGTTGCCACCCGCGCGGTCCATCTTGTTGACGAACGCGATCCGGGGAACCTTGTAGCGCTTCATCTGCCGGTCCACCGTGATGGACTGGGACTGAACGCCGGACACCGAGCAGAGCACCAGGATGGCGCCGTCGAGCACACGCAGGGCGCGCTCCACCTCGATGGTGAAGTCCACGTGTCCGGGGGTGTCGATCAGGTTGATGTTGTACTCGCCCCACATGGCGTACGTGGCGGCGGACTGGATCGTGATGCCCTTCTCACGCTCCAGATCCATCGAGTCCATCTTCGCGCCCACGCCGTCCTTGCCACGAACTTCGTGAATCTCGTGGATTCGGCCCGTGTAGAACAGGATGCGCTCGGAGAGCGTCGTCTTGCCCGAGTCGATATGGGCGGAAATACCGATGTTGCGAACCTTTTCGATGGGAACTTGGGTGGCCACGTGAGTCGGTCCTTCTGTGGGGTGCTGAGGGAACGTCCAGCGGGAACAGGGCAGGGGGCGCCCTTACTTCCCGAAGCTTGAAGTTTCCAGCCAAATCGGCTTGGAGCTGGGGAGCCGTCTACTCTCTCCGCGCCTCAAGGGGAAGCCCCCCCTGGGGGCGTGGCCGCTGGAGGAGCCACGCCTACATCATCGGGATGCAGGGTTCTAACGCCGGGGAGGGACGAATACTTCGGGTGTCCAGCCCCTCTGGAAAGGCCGCTCCGGGGCTGGGGAGGGGGTCCAGGGCCTGGCCGCCTCGCCGTTCAGCCCTTGGGGGGGTAGCCCAGGCCCTCGGAGACCTCGGCGTCGGTAAGGAGCCGGAAGGTGCCTTCGGCCACATCCAGGCGCACACCGCCCACGGCCTCGCGGTGGAGGGCTCTCACGGGCAGGCCCACCGCGCCAAGCATCCGCTTCACCTGGTGGTTGCGGCCCTCGGTGACGGTGACCTCCACCGTGTGGGCGTCGCGCAGCTGGACCTGGGCGGGCCGCAGCCTGTCTCCTTCTTCCAGCGTCATGCCCTGGCGCAGGGGTTCCACTTTCTCCTCATCCGCCTCGCTGAACACCGTGGCCACGTAGCGCTTGGGCAGCCGCGTGTCCGGGGACGTCACGTGCGCGAGCAGCTTCTCGTCATTGGTGAAGAGCAAGAGCCCCGTGGTGCCCCGGTCCAGCCGCCCCACCGCGTGCCAGGTGAAGCGCGCCAGGTCCGGCGGGAGCTGCGGGAGCAGCACCTCATAGACGGTCCCCACCCGGTGCTGACCCACCGTGGACGTCAACAGTTCCGCGGGCTTGTGGAAGGCGAGCACCCGGGTGGGCGCCTCGGTGGGCAGGGGAGCGCCGTCCACGCGCACCGTGGCGCCCGGGGGCACCGGGGCCAGATGCTGTTTGACGACCCGGCCATTCACCGTGACGCGGCCGGCCTCGATGGCCGCCTGGGCCTCGTCCTGGGGCAGGACGCCGGCCCGGGCGATGGCCCGCGCGAGCCAGTCCGGCTTGGCCTTGCCCTCCCAGCGCCCCTGCGGGCTGGTCTGCTTGGACAGCTGCGGGAGGGATCGGCGGGGGGGCGGCTTTCGAGACATGGCGCGGGGCCACTGTAGCGGCGGGCCGCTATCCCCGCGAGGGTTCGTCGAAGTCCTCGCCCTCGGCCGAGCCGGGAGTCCGGCCAGGCTCCTCCTGGGGCATCTTCCGCTCCTCGGCCTCGGAGCCCCCTTCCGCCGATTGGGGCGTCCGGCCCGGTTCGCTGTACGTCACGGAGGGGGCGTCCCGGGTGGGGAGGTTCTCCGGCGTGTCATCCGGGCCATCTCCCACGGTCATTCGCTCATAGGGCATGTGCCACATGGTTCGCTCCTGTCGCGAGGCAATCTCCCTCCAAGGTAGGAACTCCAGGGGAGTCCCTCGGCCGGAGCTTCCCCCTTTCCGCATGGGTGGGACGGGGACGTGGAGGCCCTTCGGCCGGTTGCCCGCCCGCCTGGACTACCGCAGCCGCTTGGCCAGGGTGTGCAGGGCGGCGAGCCACAGCCGCGCCTCCTTATGAGTGAGGCGCGAGCGGCGCAGGGGCGCGAAGAGTTCTCTCAGGGCGGAACGGCCCCGGGCATTCGCGTCCACGAGGAAGCCGCCGGACACGAGCGCCGCCTCCAGGGCGGACTCGACCTGGGTCAGCTCGGTGTCCGTGGCCGCCACGGGCAGGGGCGCCGGGGGGGGAGGGGCGTCGGCCAGCGAGGCCATGCGGATTTCGTAGGCGTAGAGCAGCACGGCCTGGGCGAGGTTGATGGAGGGCTGCTCGGGCGCGGTGGGGACGGCGGACAGGTCGTGACAGCGCTCCACCTCGGCGTTGGTGAGGCCGCTGCGCTCATCCCCGAAGACGAGCGCCACGGGGCCCTGGACCGCGCGCCGCACCAGCTCCTCCGCCACGGCCCGGGGCGACAGACGGCGCTTGCCCTCCACCTTGCGCGAGCTGGTGCCCACCACCCAGACGCAGTCCGCCACGGCCGCGTCGAGCGAGTCCGCCCGGCCCGAGGCCTCGAGCACGTCCTCGGCGTGCACGGCGAGCCGGCGCGCGGGAGCGAGGTCCTCGGCCTCGGGGTGCACCCAGGTCCATTCGGCCAGGCCGCAGTTCTTCATGGCCCGGGCGGCGGCTCCCAGGTTCTCCGCGTTGCGCGGGCGCATCAACACCAGCCGGATGGGCAGGGACATGGGCCGCGCACCTTACCAGCGCCCAACGCGCGCGGTGCGCCTGCCCCGTTTTAGTGGCTCTCCCGCACTTCATGTGCACCACGCGCCGGGACACCTAAGGTCACGCCCTGGAACTCACCGACGACTTGCGCGCCCTCCTTCGCCGGACCGCCCCCACGGCGGCAATCAACGAGGCCGAGACGGAAGAGGCCCTGAAGAGTCCGGAAGGCGCCGAGGCCCTGATGGGGATGGTCCTCTCTCGTTTCCGGGAGAGCGCGCGCCGATTCTTGAATTCGATGTACCGGATGACGAGTCTCCGGGACTCGGGTGACATCGAAGGTGCGTGCCAGCAGATGTGTGACGTGCTCGCCGTGGAGGTCGTGCCGCGATTCCGTCAGGCAGCCGAGGAACAGCTAAAGGGCCTCAAGTGAAGTTCGCCTACGCTGAATGATGCCTGAACAGGAGACAGTGGGATGAATCGAGCACGCAGGAGACCAGAAGCACCGAGGAGCGTCCAGCGCAGGCACTTCGAAGCCGAAGAGCGCCTGTCGCCGGGCCCGTTGCTTCTATTCTCTCGGCCCGTTTTGCTCTCTCCTCTTCCGTCGCGCATGAAGCCTTTCGACAATGGAGAAAGGGAACATGGCGCGATGATTGATGTTCCGGTAATACACCGCGAGGTAGTGTTCGCCGCCAATCTGTATGACGGTCTGAGGCGGTGGCGCGGTCTGGTTGTTGAACCAGTTGTTCGCCTCTTCACGCGTGTTGAACGTAGCTGCCGGCGGAGGGAGGCCGTCTCTCGTCATTTCCTCGATGTAGTATTCAAACTCGGGATCCGGGACGAGCGAGGTACGCAGCCCATCACGAGAAGAGAGGACGATGTGGTAATTGTCCGCGATCAACACGAGGGCTAGATCGGGCGGTTTGGGTTTGGTCCTGACCCAAGCGTCCGCTTCATCGCGGGTGTTGAAGGCGGCGATGACCCGGTGGGGGGCATTGGATTCGCTGTCCTCACGGTAATCCTCGAACTCGTACGCTTGGCCATTCCTCCAGAGGAACCAGAGCGCGTCGATGGCGAGGAGAAGCAACTTCTTCTCCTCTGGAGACTGTGCGTTTTCGTGGTTCTTGCCGAGGAGTTCCTGCGCTTCAAGGATCTGGTCGAAAATCGTCACGGGGCCACCGCCGAGATGGAGGGCTCGCAGACCGCTTGCGATGAAGCCAGGACCGTTACTGGAATCAAGGCGAGGAGGGCGCCAGGGGGGAATGCCACGATGAACGCAACTCCCGCGATCACGATAATGCTTCCCGCCACGACCTCGTTGCGATTGCTCTTCAACCAGTCAAGTGCCGGAGTCGTTGCCGAAAACTCCTGGGGACGAAGTCGCTGCAATTCTTCGCAATCAAGATATGGCTGCCAGCATCCACTTCTGCAATGCTCTCTCTTGGCTCCAGTCGAAGTGATGTGAGAGTAGTCTTCCGAAAGAGGCCGGTTCATACACGTGTCGATGCAGTCGTTGAGTTCTTCGTGGCAATCTCGCGGACGGGCAGCCGCGAGCATGATGCGCCCGGATGTGCTTTCAGCGCGTGGCTGGGACCTGAATCGCGAGAGGTCGAACTCCTCGATGGGGCGCCAGGCGTGGGTGATGCGACCGCTGGGGGTCTCTTGAATGACGAGCACGTAGCGGTGGAGTTCCTCGACGGATGGAGCGACACCGCCACGGGTCATCCCCACGGACCCGGGGGGGCTCGCGTCGTTGGTTGAATTCCCCATGGCCGGTCCAGACGCGCAGCCGGAGACGAGCGCCCCCAGGAGGGTCACCATCCCCAGGAGCGGGTAGTCGTTCGCGTGTTGCATGGAAGGGACGCTAGGAGCGCGAGGACGGCGACGCCAAGGCGGAAAGTACACCCTACCGCCCAACTGGAGGCTGTCCCCGCGTTGACCGGCACCCGGGGGCCGCCCTAGGTTCCCTCCCTGTCAGGCCCCATCCACCCACGGGGGGACTGTGGCTCTTCGGCCACCGTGTGGGCTCCCGGCCGCGCGAGAGGACGCACCCGGGCCGTGTCCTGACCTCTCTTTCTCCTCTCGAATGTGGCTCGCGGCCCACTGGCACGCCGCGTGAACCAACGCAGTCATCTTTCCTCGGAGTCTCCATGAATCCGCAGTCCGTTTCGATGCCCCGGCCGCCCCGCGCGGGCAGGTCGCGCTGGTTGCTGGCGGCCCTGCTCGTGAGCGCGCTCTCTGGCTGCAAGAAGGATGAGCCCCAGGGCTCGCAGCCCCCTTCCCCCACGACGTCTCCGGGCGCTTCAACGCCTGGAACCCCGTCGTCTGGATCGCCCACGGCGGGAACCCCTCCCGCTCCGCGCCCGACCCCTCCGGCCAATGCTCTGGCCCCGTCCATCCATGAGATCGGCGCCGAGGGCATGGTGCCGCGTGAGGTGGTGCTCGAGTTCCCCCGCTCGGTGATGCCGGAGGATGGGCGGGTCCGCAAGGGCACCGTCTTCACGGTGTCTCCGAACGTGCCGGGCTCGCTGAGCTACCGGGGCGCCTCCACGCTCGTCTTCCAGACGCGCGGCGCCTTCGCCTTCAAGACGCCCTACACCGTCACCCTGGAGTCGCTGGAACTGGGCGATGGCACCGTGGTGAAGCCCTCGCAGCCGGGGGAGTGGAGCCACACCTTCACCACGCCCGCTTTCTCCTTCCTGCGCCTGTCACCCCGTCAGGTGGATGTGGCCAAGGGCAAGGTGGAGGCGGACCTCGTCTTCTCCGGACCGGTGGACGTGGCCAGCGTGCGCCGCTTCATCTCCTTCTCCGTGGACGGCAAGACGGTGTCCGACGTGAAGCTGCGCAGCCAGCCCAGCGCTCCACATACCGTCACCGCCTCGCTCGGTGGGTCGCGCCTGCGGCCCGGCGCCGAGGTGCGCTTCACCCTCAAGGCGGGTCTGGCTCCCTCGGGGGCCAAGACCGACGCGGCGCCCGCTGGCGAGGGCTCCTTCACGTTGCACGTGGGCAAGCGGCTGGACATCACCAACGCCTACGTCCAGGAGGGCTCCACCGGCCACTACATCGAGGTGCGCTGCCGGGAACTGGGAGGCGACGCGGCCCCCAGCGCCGAGGAGGGCGAGGAGGATTACGACTACTACTACGGCAACCGCGGCGAGCGTTGCAGCCTCGACGAGGACTCGGCCGCGAACGCCGTGCACTTCAACCCGCCGGTGAAGTTCTCCGTGTCCCCCTCGCGTTGGGGCTTCCGCATCCTGGGAGACTTCAAGCGCGGGAGCTATTCCATGCGCATCGACGCGGGCGCCTTCTCCGCCACGGGTGGCGCGCTGTTGTCCACCTACGAGAAGTCCTTCTCCGTCTCCGCGCGCAGCCCCCAGTTGAGCTTCGGCACCACGGGCCGCTACCTGCCGCGTGCCGCCTGGCGCAACCTGCCCCTCAACCACCTCAACCTGGACCAGGTGGAGCTCGTCGTGCGCAACGTGCCCCAGGAGAACTTCCTCTTCTGGATGAGCGATGACAATCGCGAGGCCGCCGACGAGCGCACCTCCAATGTGCTCGTGAAGAAGACGCTGCCCGTGCAGGGCCTCCAGGACACGCTGGCCACCACCTGGCTGGACGTGGGCTCGCTCGTGCCCGCCACCACCCGGGGGCTCGTGGAGATCACCGCCACGGGCGACTCCAAGTCCGCCTCCTCGCGTATCCTCCTCACGGACCTGAGCCTCGTGGCCAAGCGCGGCGCCGCGCCCCTGGGCTCGGACGCGAAGGAGGAAGTGTTCGTGTGGGCGCTCGGCATGGAGAACACCGAGCCCCAGTCCGGCGTGGAGGTGTCCCTGGTGAGGAAGAGCGGCCAGGCCGTGGCCCGCTGCACCACGTCGGGCGCCACCGGCTGCAAGCTCACCGTGCCCGCCCCCGGGGTGGACACCGCCGAGCCCTTCGCCCTGCTCGCGCGCAAGGGCG from Melittangium boletus DSM 14713 includes the following:
- a CDS encoding RNA methyltransferase encodes the protein MSLPIRLVLMRPRNAENLGAAARAMKNCGLAEWTWVHPEAEDLAPARRLAVHAEDVLEASGRADSLDAAVADCVWVVGTSSRKVEGKRRLSPRAVAEELVRRAVQGPVALVFGDERSGLTNAEVERCHDLSAVPTAPEQPSINLAQAVLLYAYEIRMASLADAPPPPAPLPVAATDTELTQVESALEAALVSGGFLVDANARGRSALRELFAPLRRSRLTHKEARLWLAALHTLAKRLR
- a CDS encoding head protein; this encodes MTIFDQILEAQELLGKNHENAQSPEEKKLLLLAIDALWFLWRNGQAYEFEDYREDSESNAPHRVIAAFNTRDEADAWVRTKPKPPDLALVLIADNYHIVLSSRDGLRTSLVPDPEFEYYIEEMTRDGLPPPAATFNTREEANNWFNNQTAPPPQTVIQIGGEHYLAVYYRNINHRAMFPFSIVERLHARRKRREQNGPRE
- a CDS encoding DUF2379 family protein, producing the protein MELTDDLRALLRRTAPTAAINEAETEEALKSPEGAEALMGMVLSRFRESARRFLNSMYRMTSLRDSGDIEGACQQMCDVLAVEVVPRFRQAAEEQLKGLK
- the fusA gene encoding elongation factor G, which produces MATQVPIEKVRNIGISAHIDSGKTTLSERILFYTGRIHEIHEVRGKDGVGAKMDSMDLEREKGITIQSAATYAMWGEYNINLIDTPGHVDFTIEVERALRVLDGAILVLCSVSGVQSQSITVDRQMKRYKVPRIAFVNKMDRAGGNYQRVAAQLKEKLGHHPVRLQLPIGAEDKFQGLVDLIKMRAFYFDGESGEDIREEDIPAELQEQAQLDRQEMIEKLAEVDDELGELFLSDAAISNEQIVAAVRRATIALKMTPVMCGSAYKNKGVQLLLNAICAYLPNPSEVTNEALDQKNNEAKVLLESNADKPFVGLAFKLEDGRYGQLTYMRVYQGKVSKGDFIINQANQKKVKVPRIVRMHSNEMNDINEGYAGDIIALFGVECASGDTFTDGTVQYTMTSMFVPDAVISLAVAPKSRDAQANFSKALNRFTKEDPTFRVNRDEESGQTIIRGMGELHLEIYIERMKREYNCEVVAGKPQVAYRETISQKGEFAYTHKKQTGGSGQFARVCGYVEPLPSDAVQQYEFVDDIVGGSIPREFIPACDKGFTEAVKKGSLIGFPVVGIRVVINDGAFHAVDSSEMAFKTAAIMGFREGYAAAKPIILEPMMKVEVQAPEDFQGSVVGQINQRRGTILESGTAEGYVTVVAEVPLNNMFGYSTDLRSATQGKGEYTMEFAKYSPVPKNEAEALMATYKEKLAAEQAARK
- a CDS encoding ABC-F family ATP-binding cassette domain-containing protein, producing MTLLRAADVQLSFGSRTVFQGLTLTIEEGERVGLIGVNGSGKSSLMKILAGAARADSGELQLRRGSRITYLPQEPEFAPGATVASELSVAQGPLKEALAAQAELTRRLETTPPEAHEKLMEQLAAVSDRIEQLGGYDTEHHAKTLLDRLGVKDWDRPVAELSGGLRKRVAIARALLTRPDLLLLDEPTNHLDADTVDWLEDELDKLPGALLLVTHDRYFLDGLVDRIVEIQPGAGVTSYPGNYEAYVEQKLVAQEQASLAQHKRERWIAQEVAWLRKGPEARRTKSKARIDRARKLMEEKGFQRPKVAGLQVMQAPRLGHTVIEAEGVRKSYGERNVLQGVNLLLQRGERVGLVGPNGVGKTTFLRVLLGELPPDAGKVVIGKNTKVAYYDQTRASLDPEQTVYEAASPRGDDWVELGDQRVALRDYLDDLLFPVPMQRMKVKALSGGERNRLLLARLFLEGANVLVLDEPTNDLDIVTLNILEGLLLNFTGSVLLVTHDRYFLDKVATSILAFEGAGKVTRYEGNFEMYKRLKEQQQAKLAATAPAAPKKSEPTTAEPSKPTRKPGKLSYKDQRELDGMEAAIEAAEGRKSELEAQLQDPAVYTSGTKAAGVQKELDAAVAEVDRLYTRWQELQDLAAGA
- a CDS encoding pseudouridine synthase, producing MSRKPPPRRSLPQLSKQTSPQGRWEGKAKPDWLARAIARAGVLPQDEAQAAIEAGRVTVNGRVVKQHLAPVPPGATVRVDGAPLPTEAPTRVLAFHKPAELLTSTVGQHRVGTVYEVLLPQLPPDLARFTWHAVGRLDRGTTGLLLFTNDEKLLAHVTSPDTRLPKRYVATVFSEADEEKVEPLRQGMTLEEGDRLRPAQVQLRDAHTVEVTVTEGRNHQVKRMLGAVGLPVRALHREAVGGVRLDVAEGTFRLLTDAEVSEGLGYPPKG
- a CDS encoding DEAD/DEAH box helicase, with amino-acid sequence MTFEDLKLAEPLLRAVKAEGYTSPTPIQQQAIPHVLEGKDVLGCAQTGTGKTAAFTLPILQRLSVGRPSPPARGRPIRALVLSPTRELAAQIGDSVKAYGRHTGLTSAVIFGGVGQSAQEQALKSGVDILVATPGRLLDLMSQGFVSYKSLEVFVLDEADRMLDMGFIHDVKRVIAALPRQKQTLFFSATMPPEIQGLANSILVKPVRVEVAPVATTAETIDQRLYFVEKEQKRGLLVHLLQSDTGIQRALVFTRTKHGANRVARHLEAAGIGAEPIHGNKSQNARERALAAFKSGACRVLVATDIAARGIDIDGISHVINFDLPNVPETYVHRIGRTGRAGAAGIALSFCDGEERAYLKDIERTIRRRVPVVEAGPYRVAPAPASERDERPERRPQNEGRHAPRQARPQSSGGNPRGGNPPRGESRGGGRGGEGNGGRRRQGGRDGRSAAPRGQDSRPSRNDRPSGSQAPASAPAAPAAASQRPRAPKWL